Within the Lycorma delicatula isolate Av1 chromosome 11, ASM4794821v1, whole genome shotgun sequence genome, the region atgatGCTCGGTTTTTTGCTGTTCGATCTTGTAAATACTTTAGGGTAAGCAGTTGATGGGCAGaagtttcattttgatttttaaaatacaccAGCTTTCCAAGCATTTCTATAGTTTCTCCGTGAGAGATCACTTGCGTTTCTTCCTTGAGAAATTCATCATCTGAACTGACTTCTGTGTTTTCAGTATCGGGATGTGGATTTGAAGAACATGCTAACATGATATCATCATCGCTTAGATGTTGGTGATCTACATTATTTTCGTAGTCTATCCATTCAATATGTCTTCATCTTCGACAgtacataaatcttttaaattatgaataagttGCTTTAAGGAACTGTTGTTTATTTGAGCAGTCATCTCTGTGTTGGATTTAGATTTCATTTCTTGCCAGATTTTGTTCCAACACTTTTTCAAAGTAGAAGCGTTAATTTCGTTCCATGCTGAAGCACACTCATAAATtactatttgaatattaatttgtttaagtaacTCTAAAAAATTTACTCCAGCTTTCTCACTATTTCTTTCAAtaagttttataagtaatttttttctgtaatgccGTAATGTCGTTTGAAGGGTTCTATTATACCTTGGTCTAAGGGTGGATGAGTGCTGTCGTTTGTGTGGGTAAAAATCTTACAAAGATGTCACCATCTCTCAAGTTATCTACATCTGGATGACATTTAGTATTGTTGATAAATACAACAGATTTTTGTGGTAGCTCTTCTTCTTCTCACTTTAGGAACAAAGAATGAAGAAAaccattctttaaatatttcgcAAGACATCCATGCTGATTTTTGTGACCTGTATATAGATGGAAGCGCATTCAAATTACCAGTATTCTTCAATGCTCAAGGTTTAGGCGATTTTTCTATGACAAGAGGTTGTAACTTCAGCTTGCCTGACGCATTAGTTACTGCATAAAAGAATTGTCACCTTTTGCTTACAAACTTTATGCTCCTTAGCAGCAGAATCCAATTttgaaactagattttttttaggttgcatttaaaaaaataatcccatCTCATTAGCATTGAAAATCTGAGGTGATGAattctcttcttttataaatttgaaaatgtcatTATATAATTTTCGCTAGCAGCATGATCCTCTGTTAAACTCTCCCCTGATACACTGAGCTACTGTATTCCATGGTGAGCCTTCCACCTATCTAACCAACCTGAACTTGTTATGAATGACGGATCACCACCTAAtttgacatttaaaattaaagcattaGATTGTAAAATGACACCTGACATAAGAATCCCATGTTCCCTCTCTTGGATAAACCACATAAATAAAGCTTCATCTAGCTGATTATTTCCTGCCATTCTGATAGTCGCCCTGTTACCTAAACTATCTTTAGCCACCATTTCTGAACAGAAATCTTCAatctcttttttgtgttttttctagtTTGAAACAGTTTGGTTTCCTACACCTAgttcaacagaaatttttttttttacagattcccCCTTATTTATCAAACTAGCGTATTTAGTTTTTCTTCCATAGAAATAACTACCCTCTTTCTTTTAGTTGCCACTCCACAAAATTACACTGCGTAGAACACAACATTTCAGTTACGATCACTACTATAGCAAACTACACTTTATGATTACAACATTCAATGATTACTGGTACTCTACTgcttttatgaataaaagttaactaaaataaaGCACAACAGATTGTATAGGCCTATACATCCGGTCGTTAACATTACGTCACCCTATTCTTAGAATGAGTGATAAAGTGATGGCAGGATGGTTATGactgtaaacaaacatttttagcgCATGAGTCATTATAACTACTATACAAAAATATTGCACAACAACTCTATTCtcagaaaaagtaaatgtttgtgGTACCGAATATTTATGTactgtatgtaatataataagtACTGCAGTATGTAAAAACTGTGATACAAACTAACTGccaataaaaaaatggatacattatACATTTGGCCTACTACtgtgtttctttatttaatttattaaaaaaaataataatttacttaatactgtattacagtacatattttatttaaaaaattaaaaaatgccttTTCTGATATTGGTCCGGATAATCCAGAAGTCTGGTTGAATGGGGTCCGGTTAAGCGGGGTTGTACTGTGTACCTAATTCATTAACCTGGTTGTATtgttggaaataataataaataaaagtaatgatcacttatcaaaacaaattaaatttattaatgagtaTGTCAGAATTATTAAGACATACTGGTGTGTTATTCAAGTCTGATACTTTGTAAAATATGGTCgtttatagatataattaaaactcTGTTAGTTATTGTCAGATTcaagaataaaagtataaaaaaatgaccATTAATTATGAACTGTTAAGATGTAATGCTTTTCAAATATAGTGTGCTTAAAAGGAAACATAGCATGATTATGTTAAAGGCTTATCTATGGTATTACATGGAATGGACCTTGCCAGATAAATGGCTTGTGTAATGAATATaggttactgtttttatttttttagtaacagatatatataactaaaatgtttttatgcCTGAAGTGATAATGACAGACTATATATTAATATTGCCCCATGAATATCTCTTCcatgatattcattttaaaagtagtttatgaTGGGAAAAAATTCATCAGTAAACAGGATTAAGTAGCTACATTTTACACTGGGTGTCTGAAAAAAAACTCCAGGGtttcaagaataaatatatttatatttaacaaatatagcttttattttgcagcactaaatagtgttttatgtgtaattttgaaGTGAGAACAATAACATTTTAGTATATACATTCTCCATCAGGTAGCAGCTGCATTAGATTGTTGCTCACATCAAGCTGTTATGAGGTTGGGTTTTAGTACCATGGATTCACCAAATTGAAAGCACAGTGTGTATTAGTTTGCAGAAACAACATTAGTAACTGTTTCAAAGAAGTTACATGCCAATCTAGTGTAGAAATTATCCAAGTGATAAAAGCATACATAAAATGTACGAACAATTTTTGGAGTGGGAAGTGATTAGAAAGGACACTCAGTAGGTAGGCCTAAAACAAGTgccaaaacacagaaaaaatttgACTTTCTTTCTATCAAAGTCCAAAATGTAGTATTAGTTTGTAATGTTAGTTGTCAACTAAATATTCTTAAAAGCACGGATCACAATGTTTTTTGTGATTGAAACTTCTTGCTACAGCTACTCCATGAAATTAAATCCAATGATAACCCACAAAGAGTTCTGTTTCTAATGACATGTTAGACTTCATTTCTGCTGATAAAAATTACCTGCAGCGCATTCTATTTTCTTATGAAGCAATATCTCATGTTTGTGGAGTTGTGAAGCACCATAATTGTTTAGTATGGGTCTCAGAAAATCTACAGCAGTCAGTGCAATTCATCCCCAACTGTCTAAAATGTCTGGTGGTATTACCCATAATCAAATTTTGGGGTCATCTTTTTTCAAATTCCAGTAACAGTTtgttacttttactaggatttgaatattcatactagacagtggataccagtgtactttggtggttggggttcaattaaccacatgtcttagGAACAAAGAAATAGAGGCAtgttgccaaaaaataaaaaaataaataaaatttagaaaaacataaagatTGTGTATAGTCAAGCTGACATTGTAGGTTATAAAAGTTGTCAGtgtgttttagatattttattttcttttagttttccgTGACAGTTATTAAATGAAGAGAGCATAAAATATTCTTTGCTTTGTGCTAGATtgattatattcatattataccAAATTCCATGTGATTTGGTaaatagaatgttaattttttttattaggttatatattttgtaaattataaaccagccattaaatataatcattttgtacttttaaaattaggtaagcaaaaatataaatgacaaagaaaataataaacgattGATCATTATTCATGTTTATACTAATTATACTGTAACATGGACTGTTAGTCGGATGTGAATTGTAGTGTATGAACCTTAAGCACATCTGCTAACTTCTAACAGACTAACTGGTGATTTTTTGTCAATCTCATTTCATGCGAGAaagataatttgatgaaatttcatCAATGTTAAAATGAAGTTGCATTGATCACATATTTGGTTGTCATGGTAGACATGACAGTCTGCTTAATACAGGCTACGTTTGTTATTATTTAGTCGCATGTGATATTGCAATTAATATtcagatggtaaaaaaaattattattttgaacctAATGactgtttgtgtttttatttttagagaagtTTTAATCGTGTTTGTTGCATAATATGTAAATATCGTTAGTTTGTTATTGTTTTGAGCTGGCTGTGATCTCATACTTAATTCAAAGTGAAAAagaatgctttattttatttatttagttttttttatagtactgAATTTATTGGTCTGTTACATAGTACTTAGCCGAGACGAGAATATTATGTGTTTATCATTGGTTTTAGTTGTTTGTGACATTTGGgtcgtaatattatatttatttcatcttagtgtttttttttctggcaatatttattagtgaattgctataaaacacaaaatgagcAGTGTATTTCAAATAAGTGAAGTTGATCGGGAACTTAGTAATGTTCAATCCGATTTGTATACTGACAGttcttaaaaacttaattttacaaagatttatcaatttcgtgtcaaaaatcattaaattttcaagtgtaACACAAAGCAAGACAATTCTAAAATTTATGATTCCCATAATTAAATTGTTCTTGATTTTGAGTTAAGCGACTGATGAAAGTGTgactggaaaaataaatgtaagtttttgtaacaaataaaatataaattttataccatatttgtttcatttgcctctcattttatttatgaattatgaaCAACTGTGCACAATATTTCAGCCATCCCTCTTCTGTTTTGGGCATTAGCGTAAAACATTGGAGGGATGGCTTAACTGATTACACTGATGGCTGCTACACTATGTTACACTGATTACTGATGGCTAACTGATTACAGTTTATTGTTTTCtcaggttaggttaggttagtttgttttacattttgttgGCATGATTTAACAacttgtttaatgttatttagaaGGGATGTTTCTGAAATGTTGTAGAGTCTCTCCTACACAAGgaataatacaacaattttgatgtgattttttttcggtttgatattagtaaattaacttttttttaaattttttgcaggtCCTATCAGTTTAACTTTATATATGTCTGATGCTGAAGCACAACAGTTTCTTAGTTATGCATTAAATTCTGAAGCATTAAAAGGTTGGAGTAATATTGGTTACCATGTACTTTATAAAGAAGGTGTAAGTTTTTCGTCTATcgtaatttaattagtatttatttattaactctaaCTATAAATTGATGCCATATtacttattcaaatttttgtatttgtaatattatactaCTAACTTatactactaaggaaggggtcaccagaaaattaaaaaataacattctacgagtcggagcgtggaatgttagaagtttaaaaaaggttggtaggctagaaaatctaaaaagggaaatggataggataaatgtggatgtagtaggaattagtgaggttcggtgggaagaggaaggcgacttttgctcaggtgattttagaataattaactcagctttaaataatgggcaggcaggagtagctttcataatgaacaagaagatagggaagagagtagagtatttcaaaatgcatagcgatagaatcattgtaataaggataaaatcaaaacctaaaccgactaCGATTGTaagtctatatgcctacaagcgcccatgattatgatgaggtagagtgtgtatacgaagagattgatgaagcaattaaacacgtaaaaggaaatgaaaatttaataatagttggagattggaatgcaagcattggaagaggcaaggaaggaaatatagtgggtgaatacgggctgggcaaaaggaatgaaagagaggaccgacttataagagttttgcacgaagtataatttagtaattgccaacacccaatttaaaaatcataatagaagaatatacacttggaaaaagccaggcgatactgcaaggtatcagatagattatatcatggttaagcaaagatttagaaatcaactcgttgactgcaaaacttactctagagcagacattgatagcgaccataatttggtgataatgaaatgtagattggggtttaaaaaaattgtgttagatgaattggtggaatttagagaagcttgaggaagaggaggtaacgaagatttttgaggaggacatcgcaagaggtctgagtaaaaaagataaggtagaaaatgtagaagaagaatgggagaatgttaaaaaggaaattcttaaatcagcagaagcaaacttaggcggaataaagagaactggtagaaaaccttgggtttcagacgatatattgcagctgatgaatgaacgtagaaaatataagaatgctagtgatgaagaaagtaaaatgaacattggtaaaatagacggagcatacaggaaagttgaatgtattaaataaagatggtacaccaatatataatacgaaaggtaaagtcgatagatgagtggcatatattgaagagttatacggaggaaatgaattagaaaatggtgttatagaggaagaagagggaattgaggaggatgaaatgggagaaacaatactgagatctgaatttaagagagcattaaaagatttaaatggcagaaaggctcctggaatagacggaatacctgtagaattattgcgcagtgcaggtgaggaagcgattgatagattatacaaactggtgtgtaatatttatgaaaaaggggaatttccatcagacttcaaaaaaagtgttatagtcatgataccaaagaaagcaggggcagataaatgtgaagaatacagaacaattagtttaattagtcatgcatgaaaaatcttaactagaattctatacagaagaattgagaggagagtggaagaagtgttaggagaagaccaatttggtttcaggaaaagtatagggacaagggaagcaattttaggcctcagattaatagtagaaggaagattaaagaaaaacaaaccaacatacttggcgtttatagacctagaaaaggcattcgataacgtagactggaataaaatgttcagcattttaaaaaaattagggttcaaatacagagatagaagaacaattgctaacatgtacaggaaccaaacaacaacagtaacaattgaagaacataagaaagaagccgtaataagaaagggagtccgacaaggatgttccctatctccgttactttttaatctttacatggaactggcagttaatgatgttaaagaacaatttagattcagagtaacagtacaaggtgaaaagataaagatgctacgatttgctgatgatatagtaattctagccgagagtaaaaaggatttagaagaaacaatgaacggcatggatgaagtcctacgcaagaactatcgcatgaaaataaagaagaacaaatcaaaagtaatgaaatgtagtagaaataacaaagatggaccactgaatgtgaaaataggaggagaaaagattatggaggtagaagaattttgttatttgggaagtagaattactaaagatggacgaagcaggagcgatataaaatgccgaatagcacaagcgaaacgagccttcagtaagaaatataatttgtttacatcaaaaattaatttaaatgtcaggaaaagatttttgaaagtatatgtttggagtgtcgctttatatggaagtgaaacttggacgatcggagtatctgagaagaaaaggttagaagcttttgaaatgtggtgctataggagaatgttaaaaatcggatgggtggataaagtgacaaatgaagaggtattgcggcaaatagatgaagaaagaagcatttggaaaaatatagttaaaagaagagacagacttataggccacatactaaggcatcctggaatagtcgctttaatattggaaggacaggtagaagggaaaaattgtgtaggcaggccacgtttggaatatgtaaaacaaattgttagtgatgtaggatgtagagggtatactgaaatgaaacgactagcactagatagggaatcttggagagctgcatcaaaccagtcaaatgacgacaaaaaaaaaaaatattatacttgttatttattcagaaaaattgtgtaaatttgtttgaaacattaaaaacatgaatGTGGATTGgaataattaactcatttatgCCACATCTAAAACCCACATGACAGGGAGGTATCCATTTCAATTGTTTTGAATGATGAAGTAGAGCAGATTCATGTTCATTGCTCTTTACTTTTGTTAAGTATATGTAGTTCATTCTACTCCATTCATTTTTAGTttctgtagttaaattttttgtgaatttttttatttttaaagattttattgcatttttataaattgtaaataatttttttcacataattttaacattgcattaaaaaagtatgtttacttttcaattttctgcactaatttcttttgaagtgcattacaattattttaagatacatAATAGATTtgtgttattcttctttttttgttattcttttctcAGTCTTCAAATTGTACcatttctatttttgtaattattttttgattgatttatttgaaatgtGCATTTACAATCATCACTCTTTTTACTAAACTTCTGTCAATATTTTTTCCACAAATTAGTAATTATTccatatttccatttttaatttttatattccatttttatatttgtattactcATATCCAGGATTTCCatcttatacaaattaaaatcgtagttttattaaacaattttctaatagTACATTCTGTTAAGAAATCATTACATTTCtaatgctattttaattttattatttgtttaagaataaaaatattttctgacttGATTACTTcagaaatttgttattattgcttgaagtatcagtaaaatataataccATAGTTTTGCAACTGAAAATATACTAAGTTCTCAATGGCCACATGTAGAATGTGTTGGTTGTACAAACCTACTGGGATTCTGCAAGGAAAGATTATACAAATTTGTATGATCTctcttttttgtttacatttgtgaATAAGGTTATTTAGTTTAATGGATTAAATTCATATCATGAATGTGTGAAATAATACAGAAAGAGTCATTGAAAAATTGGGTTATATTTAGTGAACTTGTTGTTTGCCTGCCAATAggaaacagtatatttttaacatcagTTCCAAACATGAGTAATGATCTtgatttttcagatttcattctTGGTGTAAAACCTTCCCAGTAGTTTTTAGACATGATCATGAGAAGTACTTTGTAATCTTGAGAtcacaaaaaattagaattatcttgaaaatggttgattaatttataaaacctatGATTTTGGATgattcagaacattttttttttggggggtactCTATGGAAAACCTTTTTCTCCATAacacaaatattctaaaacaacaTACGCACGCATGTGTTTTGTCAAGATTATGATATAGTATATtgcttcttaaaataaattgcagtaacaaaatatttaagcaaattcttaattatttattctcctgtatttttttcagagtttttatccaattaattttttaagaaatgtttcatTGCAACAGGTAAATACACCATACATGTTCTTAACTGATATTGACTTTTTGCCTATGTTTGATCTTTATACATATCTGAAAAAATCAATCCAGTTACTGGATCTTGAAACTACAAAGAAGgtaagttttcatttataaaatttatttatttttttaaaaattattatttaataattgaccattcaattagtatataaaattgtttgaaatgatGATGGAGAGATGGATTCTGGTAGGAGTGGAAGGAAGACTCAGAAGAAACAATATTGGTTTCTGATAGAGTGACTGGGTGAccttatattaataatgatagaATTAGAAAGGGGCTATGAATACGGGAAGGATTTGCTGATGGCTTTCTGGATACTGAAAAGGCATATGACATGATAGCTTGGACAAAAGAAAAGCATGGAAGGCATTAAAAAGAAAGGGATTAGAGAGTGAGATTTtagaaaaggtaaaagagaatTAAGAGAATTGTTGGTTTTGTAAAGATAGAAAAAAGGCAGCTTGGCTAGAACCCTCACCTATGCTATTTATTGTTATGATGGACAATTTACGAGGTCTGTTcggaaaataactgaacatttttaatttggtgctGACAGAGAAATTTAGTGACgtacagttggcagcattgtgttccgcctaacttcctctgtaaccacttgttcttggattgttatctcatgtagtttttatgttattgttatttagtttCTAAGTGTTTGTAGcgattttgtgtaattttcagaaGTGACAGTACAACATAaagttttgcatgaaactggggaaaactttcacagaaacatttcaacttttgaaacaggTTTATGGAGATAATGCTCTGCGTCGTACGCAATGTTAGgtatggttttcacaatttaaagtggtcatcagtcaactgaagatgactcttgaccaggaaggcctttgacttcaacatGACACctacgttcagaaaatcaatgatctggtgtgtgcaaatcgccgattgactgtcagaaaaCTTGCACAAGAGATTAGCATCTTaactggatcatgccatgacattccgactgaaaaatttaacatgcatagagttgcagcaaagtttgttccttgtttgaagACCACAcaacagaaagaacatcgagtggacatttgtcggcaacttcttgaacaagtcaatgacgatgaaacattcatgcaaaggatcataacgggagacgaaagttGGGTTTATGGCTACGACATAGAGAcgaaagttcaatcatcacaatggattggcaaaggatctttacccccaagaaagcacgtcaaaGGACCTTAAAGGCTGTTTCAAATGAAGCTATTTAGGACTGCTTCGTGAACTGGAAACACTGCTGGGTAAAGTGTGTGAGTAGGGgaggagtactttgaaggaaATTGACATGACATGCACTGAAGAAGTTGATAGAAAAGATTGAAATGAGAATAAtgagagcattttttttttttgaagataaactGCTGATATGGATAATATAgaacaaaaatttctgaatataTGGACAGAAATTGGAATATGTTATGAGAATTATGTAGATGGTATGAGATGGTAATCAAAACCAGAAAATATAGACCTATTTCTGTTATAGTGATTGAAGTGTCAGGAAGAAAACTGGTTGAAGGAAATGGAAGCGTTTAtacaaaagaaggaaaaagaCTGAAGAAAAGAGATTGTGGAACAGTGATGTTAGCTGTACAGGAAAAGATAGaagcttttttataattaaacctgACTAGTGGCTGGAAACTGTACTTATGATTTTTAGAGTGAATTTTCTCACATTAATCATTAACTTCATAGGAGTTACCTTTTATCTCTAGATTGTGtaatattgcaataattttttatggtaaaatttttcctcagttatattattattttgatttttctgattattcttttgttttagaatatttaaaattttcatttcacttttatttcatgttttaatcaATCTTTTAGTATAGTATCTAATGAGTTATTTCTTTGTTCATTGAATGATTTATCCTCATCTGCAATAAGAAAcctccaaaattaaatttttattatttttatatcatattattttagtaatttcatcTATAATGGAGCTAttaccttttttcatatttttagtggTAAATCTCTCTTTTGACAAGTTTCAACttcatatatttcattgtttGCAATCTTGAGTCTCTTTTCTTCTTACTATTTGTAAGCATCCAAAatccttcttcttcctctccTTCCTTCCAATTTTTCTTCTACGagttttcacagaacattttttgtAGAATGTGAAGCACCATGTTTTCCCCTTATTACCTTAACCACTTCATCTTATCACCTTAACCTAATTCTGATCTTCCCCTATTCCTCTCATTAATCTTTCATTACTTTGTTGATTTGTCcattatttttcacataaaatttcataagtaTCATTCTACTTCTCTTCAGCTTTCTGATTGCTTATGATTCAAAATCATTATATTGCACACAGTGTTTGATAACCTTTTTGTCAGTTATTGGGctgttatcatttttactttctaaacctcattttcttataaatatactatttgttACTCTTTTCCATGCATCTTGCAAAGTCATCTTCAACTAGGAGCTTTTATAGTGGAATTCTATGATTtcaaatcttgatttttttcttttctataataattgcaacatttttaatgtttattattatataaactttgcTTGCTATCATAATTTATGATCTAAATTAAACCTTAGAATCTTAGTGGtatctatgtttttaattaaatatacatgtatgatgtgtgtgtgtgtgtgtgtgtgtgtgtgtgtgtgtgtgtgtgtgtgtgtgtgtgtgtgtgtgtgtgtgtgtgtgtgtgtgtgtgtgtgtgtgtgtgtgtgtgtgtgtgtgtgtgtgtgtgtgtgtgtgtgtgtgtgtgtgtgtgtgtgtgtgtgtgtgtgtgtgtgtgtgtgtgtgtgtgtgtgtatgagagaGAGAGGGGTGGATGAAAGTCACTTTTTTGCCAACTGTTTATAAATTAGTTTCCTAAGAACATCAAGCAAAACTATTTTCCCTTAATGAAGtgttgatttaaaaaagtcaaaatttacagaactgaaaacatcactttttactttttagggtaGTTAATTTGAACCTTACTCTATAAAAGTAACtctacagttacttttatacagatttgaatactagattctaGATATGAGACTCTAGACTCTAgatagtgttctttggtggttgggtttcaattaaccacacacatcacACAAAAAGGACAAAACTTGCCCCtttttgggtttttatttatttttaaagtttcttgataaaaattgataaaagtttcTTGAAATATTTCATGGAAGATTTTGGGTTTAAATTTTGGtcaggttttgaatttttttacacgttACAATACAATTTTAGTACAATATTTTAGATACAATTTTAGTATCTTCATCATTGATAACTTTAAATGGGTTTCACACCTACAGctacttaaaataataagtacatacattttatttaaaattatttagttacgtCTGATATCtggaaagttttgttattaaaaaatactaaaaacttcaAAGAggatagttttattattac harbors:
- the LOC142332346 gene encoding xylosyl- and glucuronyltransferase LARGE2s-like, with product MSDAEAQQFLSYALNSEALKGWSNIGYHVLYKEGSFYPINFLRNVSLQQVNTPYMFLTDIDFLPMFDLYTYLKKSIQLLDLETTKKLVISKNDELLSEKITLLETEDNLINKESVPYSLQAHYK